AAATCTCCGGTAGAGGATCCAATGGCTGTACTTCAGAAAGGATATTCTCTGACGATTATATTAGCGGTTTTGACTTTTGGCGCGGTAATATTGTCGACTCCGACCATTTACTGTCTTCTTTCTTCTGTTGATTTCAGAATTCTCATTGATTTTCTTTAATCTTCTTCTGACAtcattatatatgttttatagtCCACTCGCTGGTTGCTTTACACCGAACAAGCTCCATCTGCATGGTTCAGTTTCGCTCTATGTGGGTTGGTTGGCATCATCACAGCCTATGCATTTGTCTGGATATCCAAATATTACACAGACTATAAGCATGAGCCTGTTAGGACGCTGGCTCTTGCTAGCTCGACTGGCCACGGAACCAATATAATTGCTGGGGTCAGCTTGGGTCTGGAATCGACAGCTCTTCCCGTCTTGGTTATAAGTGTTGCTATAATATCTGCTTATTGGCTGGGCAATACCTCGGGACTAGTTGATGAAAACGGAATCCCCACTGGAGGGCTATTCGGAACAGCTGTTGCTACTATGGGAATGCTAAGCACTGCAGCTTATGTTCTTACTATGGACATGTTTGGCCCCATAGCTGATAACGCTGGTGGAATCGTCGAGATGAGCCAGCAGGTAAATGTCACATGATTGGTTTTAAAGGCTTCtctgttttaaatatatatattctaatgtAGATGTAATTAATGTAGCCAGAGAGTGTCCGTGAGATCACTGATCTTCTTGATGCTGTTGGGAACACAACAAAAGCAACAACAAAAGGTTTTGCCATTGGGTCTGCTGCACTTGCGTCGTTCCTTCTTTTTAGTGCGTATATGGACGAGGTTTCAGCGTTTGCTAGTGTGTCTTTCAAAGAGGTAAATGTTATTACAAGACCTTTGTTGTATCTTTCATGTTCAGACAGCTTCTCATACTCATCCTCGGATCAAAAAAACAGGTTGATATTGCTATCCCAGAAGTCTTCGTAGGTGGACTATTGGGATCCATGCTTATATTCCTCTTTAGTGCTTGGGCATGCGCAGCAGTTGGTCGAACTGCACAAGAGGTTGTTAACGAAGTTAGAAGACAGTTTATCGAGAGGCCTGGCATAATGGTGAGCCTATCTTCTTCTAGGTTTATTCGCTTGTCGTAGTTGACTAGTAAAACTAACTTGCTGTAACAGGAGTACAAGGAGAAGCCAGATTATAGCCGCTGTGTTGCCATCGTAGCATCTGCAGCTTTGAGGGAAATGATAAAACCAGGAGCTTTGGCTATAGCATCACCCATTGTAGTTGGTAAGTTAATAatgattttttcttcttgttccgAATCAAGAAGATTGTGACCAAAACAAAACTTCttgtgctctctctctctctctctcaggttTGGTGTTCCGGATCTTGGGATACTACACGGGACAACCTCTGCTTGGAGCTAAAGTTGTAGCGTCTATGCTCATGTTTGCAACAGTTTGTGGTATCTTAATGGCACTATTCTTAAACACAGCgggtggtgcttgggacaatgcAAAGAAATACATAGAGACAGGTGCACTCGGTGGCAAAGGAAGTGAAGCTCACAAAGCAGCGGTGACTGGTGATACGTAAGATTTCGtttatttttacttcaaaaaaatCTCAATCAAAGTTGTATTTTATAAAAGTGAAATTTCTCATTAGTATTCATTTGAAAATTGCAGTGTGGGAGATCCGTTCAAGGACACGGCTGGACCGTCCATTCATGTGCTCATCAAGATGCTTGCGACTATAACTCTTGTCATGGCACCGGTTTTCCTGTGAGTGAGGACCATTACTTACCCACCTAGAGACCGTCTCCTGCACATACATAGCGAGGTAGGGAGAGGTTGGTTATGATTATGAGTGTGTCCCATGGATTAATGGTTTTGGTGTGTTCATTTCATCTGAATAAACGAGATGTTTCTGTTTTTGAGTTTAGTGATACTTTTAAGCAAGTCTAGAGACATTTAATCAGCCCAATGTGACTTTTGGAGATTTTGTTAACTCTCACTCTACTAGATTTCATCTTTCTAGCACTTCTTGCTCTTCTTAATTTGACTCCCACTCGGACAGACATTTGTCTGCTCCGTAgcaatgaatgaatgaatgaatgaatgaatcaACAAATCAATAACTCTCATACAGTTTTTTCTGAGAGTTACAGTTTCCTCTATTTCAGGCAAGAAACAGTTCCCAAGATTAAGATATACTTTTGTTTACTGATAAATATaacgatttccatttaaataatGTCATTCTTTTAATACATTAGTGTGGCCCATCTTACAGATAAATGGGGTTATACCCGTGATGGGTCTTATTAAAAGCCAATACAATATCCATATTATAACAGAATAACAGATTCACTAGGCTCTACCCTAACTTCTTCTTCAAGCTTCTGATGAACATCAAAGAAACTTGCTGTGTCTTTGTTTTAATTCCTGCAAATCTttagcgttaaaaaaaaacaagatgatCCCAATACTAGGATTGAGATTCTTCAGGTAGAGATTCTGAACTCGTTACAAAAGGATCACTCTGCAAGgaagaaacaaatataaaaaggtTACAAAACAACATAAAGTTCAAACATTTACGAGCAGTTTTCTATAAAGAACAAAACTCACAGATGATGAGATGGAGACTTGGCTAGTGTTAGCAGAGTTCCCGTGGCTTCCTGCATTAATCACATTCCCTAGACTCTCTTCACCAATATCTCTTAACCTATTAAGCTCAGGCAATATCTCTTTCCCAAGATCAGGTCTATCTTTCCTTCTTAACTCTGCACATTGAAGTGAAAGCTTAGCTAACGACATGGCTTCTTCCATAGGCCAATCCGGTACTGCTGGATCAAGCATATCCTTAAGTCTCCCTTCTTCTATCGCTTGTTCAACGTAATAAGTCAAACCCATTGGCTGTTTCCCTGTCAAGATCTGCAGCAGCATGATCCCTAGTGAATAAACATCTGATTTCACGCCTAACATTCCTGTCTGTTGATACTCAGGATCAATGTAACAGAACGTTCCTGCAGCTGAAGTGACTCGGTACTGTGTAACGTTCTCTGCTACTGCAGGGACTAATCTGGCTAGCCCTACATCACTGATCTTGCTGACGTAGTTGTAGTCTAGGAGCACGTTTGCTGGTTTTAGGTCTCTGTGGACAATTGGTTCAGGTTTGGTCTGGTGGAGGAAGAGTAGTCCTGTAGCTATCTCAGCAGCGATTCTGAAACGTAGCTGCC
The sequence above is drawn from the Brassica napus cultivar Da-Ae unplaced genomic scaffold, Da-Ae ScsIHWf_2718;HRSCAF=3482, whole genome shotgun sequence genome and encodes:
- the LOC106381539 gene encoding pyrophosphate-energized membrane proton pump 2, whose protein sequence is MMMDEDVEQASLLSFSDRPRAFPNMRSKTYSPLIFRILRRLNVRVLSVILLICFGAIFFMGASTSPIILFVFTVCIISFLLSLYLTKWVLAKDEGPPEMVQISDAIRDGAEGFFRTQYSTISKMAILLAFVILCIYLFRSLTPQQEAAGLGRAMSAYITVAAFLLGALCSGIAGYVGMWVSVRANVRVSSAARRSAREALQIAVRAGGFSALVVVGMAVIGIAILYSTFYVWLGVDDSPGSMSVNDLPLLLVGYGFGASFVALFAQLGGGIYTKGADVGADLVGKVEQGIPEDDPRNPAVIADLVGDNVGDCAARGADLFESIAAEIISAMILGGTMAKKCKIEDPSGFILFPLVVHSFDLVISSIGILSIKGTRNASVKSPVEDPMAVLQKGYSLTIILAVLTFGASTRWLLYTEQAPSAWFSFALCGLVGIITAYAFVWISKYYTDYKHEPVRTLALASSTGHGTNIIAGVSLGLESTALPVLVISVAIISAYWLGNTSGLVDENGIPTGGLFGTAVATMGMLSTAAYVLTMDMFGPIADNAGGIVEMSQQPESVREITDLLDAVGNTTKATTKGFAIGSAALASFLLFSAYMDEVSAFASVSFKEVDIAIPEVFVGGLLGSMLIFLFSAWACAAVGRTAQEVVNEVRRQFIERPGIMEYKEKPDYSRCVAIVASAALREMIKPGALAIASPIVVGLVFRILGYYTGQPLLGAKVVASMLMFATVCGILMALFLNTAGGAWDNAKKYIETGALGGKGSEAHKAAVTGDTVGDPFKDTAGPSIHVLIKMLATITLVMAPVFL